Proteins encoded in a region of the Rhizobium sp. CC-YZS058 genome:
- a CDS encoding RNA polymerase sigma factor, whose amino-acid sequence MSSEEPSFKREMLAALPSLRAFAMSLIGRHDRADDLVQDTIMKAWAKQDHFEMGTNMKAWLFTILRNELYSQMRKRGREVQDSDGFFTESLAQHPSQYGSLDLQDFKRALNMLPPDQREAIILVGASGFSYEEAAEICGCALGTIKSRVNRARQRLSDILQVTGENEYGPDSTSAPLTSRAFVS is encoded by the coding sequence ATGTCTTCGGAAGAACCGAGCTTCAAGCGCGAGATGCTGGCCGCCTTGCCGAGCCTGCGCGCCTTCGCCATGTCGCTGATCGGCCGCCACGACCGTGCGGACGACCTCGTGCAGGACACCATCATGAAGGCCTGGGCCAAGCAGGACCATTTCGAGATGGGCACCAATATGAAGGCTTGGCTGTTCACCATCCTTCGCAACGAGCTTTACAGCCAGATGCGCAAGCGCGGCCGCGAGGTGCAGGACAGCGACGGCTTCTTCACCGAGTCGCTCGCCCAGCATCCGTCGCAATATGGCTCGCTGGACCTGCAGGACTTCAAGCGGGCGCTGAACATGCTGCCGCCGGACCAGCGGGAAGCCATCATTCTGGTAGGAGCCTCGGGCTTCTCCTACGAAGAGGCCGCCGAAATCTGCGGCTGCGCGCTCGGTACGATCAAGAGCCGTGTCAACCGCGCCCGCCAGCGCCTGTCGGATATCCTGCAGGTGACGGGCGAGAACGAATACGGTCCGGATTCCACCTCGGCTCCCCTGACGTCGCGCGCCTTCGTTTCGTAA
- a CDS encoding FGGY-family carbohydrate kinase — protein MRDLVVAVDIGTGSARAGIFDPEGALLARADYPILMNRPEENHAEHDSENIWAAVCIAVKTARAKAGVAADAIVAIGFDATCSLVVRDREGLPLSVNRKGDPRWDTIVWLDHRALAEADFCTATEHPVLRHSGRVMSPEMEMPKLMWLKQCLPEQWARAGAIFDLADFMSWRATGSLARSRCTLTAKWNYLSHAGGWQADFLSLIGLGDLRARAALPDETLPVGAAIGTLTAQAAADLGLSEACRVATGMIDAYAGAVGVLAAYAGEPDLLSRQLALIAGTSSCIVAFDRRLKPGFGLWGPYYEAAFPDHWLVEGGQSATGALLDHIVRSHSAGGEPDAELHQRIVLRVQELRAQHGEAFGARLHILPDFHGNRSPHADPHALGVISGLTLDSSFDALCRLYWRACVAIALGVRHNLDLMKEAGYTVDTLHVTGGHLRNPLLMELYADATGCRVKVPKALDAVLLGTAMVAAVAGGVHADLAAAGAAMTSGELERLPDPALRARYDRDYRKFLSLYRHRAELEQD, from the coding sequence ATGCGTGACCTCGTCGTTGCCGTCGACATTGGCACAGGGAGTGCGCGTGCCGGCATCTTCGATCCGGAAGGCGCGCTGCTGGCGCGTGCCGATTATCCCATTTTGATGAACCGGCCGGAAGAAAACCACGCCGAGCATGATTCCGAAAACATCTGGGCGGCGGTCTGCATCGCGGTCAAGACCGCGCGCGCAAAGGCGGGTGTGGCGGCGGACGCCATCGTCGCGATCGGCTTCGATGCCACCTGTTCGCTCGTGGTCCGCGACCGCGAGGGCCTGCCCCTCTCCGTCAACCGCAAGGGCGATCCGCGCTGGGACACGATCGTCTGGCTCGACCATCGCGCCCTTGCCGAGGCGGACTTCTGCACCGCGACCGAGCATCCGGTTCTCCGCCATTCCGGCCGCGTCATGTCGCCCGAAATGGAAATGCCGAAGCTGATGTGGCTGAAGCAGTGCCTGCCGGAGCAATGGGCGCGGGCGGGCGCCATCTTCGACCTCGCCGATTTCATGTCCTGGCGCGCAACCGGCAGTCTGGCCCGCTCGCGCTGCACGCTGACGGCCAAGTGGAACTATCTCTCCCATGCCGGCGGCTGGCAGGCGGATTTTCTGAGCCTGATCGGTCTCGGCGACCTGCGCGCCCGCGCGGCCCTGCCGGACGAGACGTTGCCGGTCGGCGCGGCGATCGGCACGCTGACGGCGCAGGCCGCTGCCGATCTCGGTCTCAGCGAAGCCTGCCGGGTCGCGACCGGCATGATCGACGCCTATGCCGGTGCGGTGGGCGTGCTTGCGGCCTATGCGGGCGAGCCGGACCTCCTCTCGCGGCAACTGGCGCTGATTGCCGGAACCTCCAGCTGCATCGTCGCCTTCGATCGCCGGCTGAAACCGGGCTTCGGGCTCTGGGGCCCTTATTACGAAGCCGCCTTTCCCGATCACTGGCTGGTGGAAGGCGGGCAGTCGGCCACGGGCGCTCTGCTCGACCATATCGTGCGCAGCCACTCCGCCGGCGGAGAGCCGGATGCCGAACTGCACCAGCGGATCGTTTTGCGGGTCCAGGAGCTGCGCGCCCAGCATGGCGAGGCCTTTGGCGCGCGGCTGCATATCCTGCCGGATTTTCACGGCAACCGCTCGCCCCACGCCGATCCGCATGCGCTGGGCGTCATCAGCGGTCTCACGCTCGACAGTTCGTTCGATGCGCTGTGCCGGCTCTACTGGCGCGCCTGCGTGGCGATCGCGCTTGGCGTCAGACACAATCTCGATCTGATGAAGGAAGCGGGCTACACCGTCGATACGCTGCATGTGACCGGCGGGCACCTGCGCAATCCTCTGCTGATGGAGCTCTATGCCGATGCCACCGGCTGCCGGGTCAAGGTGCCGAAGGCGCTCGACGCCGTGCTCCTCGGCACCGCCATGGTGGCTGCGGTGGCCGGCGGCGTGCATGCCGATCTTGCGGCGGCAGGCGCGGCCATGACCAGCGGCGAGCTCGAGCGCCTGCCGGACCCGGCGCTGCGCGCCCGCTACGATCGCGATTACCGCAAATTCCTGAGCCTCTACCGCCACCGCGCCGAGTTGGAGCAGGACTGA
- a CDS encoding hemin-degrading factor, whose translation MTETPRPTPAEIRAFRAENPRMRERDVAAALSIPEAALVAAECGLTAVRIDPSANRLLERAPELGEVMALTRNESAVHEKIGVYEKAQLGSFASIVLGEHIDLRVFPGPWAHGFAVMKRDGDLLRHSLQYFDRHGTAVHKIHLRPASDLAAYHRLVDALRIEDQAQTLDWDLAAPVSDGGADVDVAALRDAWSRMTDTHQFHGLLRKLKIDRRAALNAVGEDYAWRLETGAVEAMLRASAETTLPIMCFVGNPGVIQIHSGPVAQIQTMGPWLNVMDPTFHLHLRVDRLAEVWAVRKPTADGHVTSLEALDAAGDMVIQFFGKRKEGLAERPEWRAVLEALPRLALTEAA comes from the coding sequence ATGACCGAAACGCCTCGCCCTACCCCTGCCGAAATCCGTGCCTTCCGCGCCGAAAACCCGAGGATGCGCGAGCGCGACGTGGCGGCTGCCCTGTCTATTCCCGAAGCGGCCCTGGTTGCGGCCGAATGCGGGCTGACGGCCGTGCGGATCGACCCCAGCGCCAACCGGCTCCTGGAACGCGCGCCCGAGCTCGGCGAGGTCATGGCGCTGACGCGCAACGAAAGCGCGGTGCATGAAAAGATCGGCGTCTACGAGAAAGCGCAGCTCGGCTCCTTCGCCTCGATCGTGCTGGGCGAGCACATCGATCTGCGCGTCTTTCCCGGCCCCTGGGCGCATGGCTTCGCCGTGATGAAGCGCGACGGCGATCTGCTGCGCCACAGCCTGCAATATTTCGACAGGCACGGCACCGCCGTCCACAAGATCCACCTGCGGCCGGCATCCGACCTTGCTGCCTATCACCGCCTCGTCGATGCACTTCGGATCGAGGATCAGGCCCAGACCCTCGACTGGGATCTTGCTGCGCCCGTAAGCGATGGTGGAGCGGACGTGGATGTCGCCGCCCTGCGCGATGCCTGGAGCCGGATGACGGACACCCACCAGTTCCACGGCCTGCTGCGCAAGCTGAAGATCGACCGCCGCGCCGCACTGAACGCGGTCGGCGAAGACTATGCCTGGCGGCTGGAAACGGGCGCCGTGGAAGCGATGCTGCGCGCGTCGGCCGAGACCACGCTGCCGATCATGTGCTTCGTCGGCAATCCCGGCGTCATCCAGATCCACTCGGGTCCGGTTGCCCAGATTCAGACGATGGGGCCCTGGCTGAACGTCATGGACCCGACCTTCCACCTCCATCTGCGCGTCGATCGGCTCGCGGAAGTCTGGGCCGTGCGCAAACCGACCGCCGACGGCCACGTCACCTCGCTGGAGGCGCTGGATGCGGCGGGCGACATGGTCATCCAGTTCTTCGGAAAGCGGAAGGAGGGCCTGGCCGAGCGGCCCGAATGGCGCGCCGTCCTGGAAGCCCTTCCCCGCCTGGCGCTGACGGAAGCAGCCTGA
- a CDS encoding iron ABC transporter permease: protein MDSKRRAARGSSFAVHAGDRSGRARLLIAALLVVTCATFLASVMTGAADASVGNLLRFLTGTETAVQALSLRDRIILLDIRLPRAVMGLLVGAALAVSGAVMQGLFRNPLADPGLVGISSGASLGAVVTIVLGNALLGPLFSTLGPYALPLAAFLGALGATLLLYRLATQNQQTSIATMLLAGIALAALANAVTGVLIFIADDKQLRDLTFWGLGSLAGASWTKIAAAGPVIVAGLAAAPFLARGLNALTLGEAAAFHMGVHVQRLKSVAILSVAGAVGASVAISGGIGFVGIVVPHLLRLVIGPDNRYLLPASALLGGTLLIFADMVARTIVPPAELPIGIITAFAGAPFFLWVLMRGRARLGL, encoded by the coding sequence ATGGACAGCAAGAGGCGCGCGGCGCGCGGGTCGAGTTTCGCCGTTCATGCCGGAGATCGGTCTGGCCGTGCGCGGCTGCTGATCGCGGCGCTTCTCGTTGTCACCTGCGCCACTTTTCTCGCTTCGGTCATGACCGGGGCGGCCGATGCGTCGGTCGGCAATCTTCTGCGCTTCCTGACCGGCACCGAGACGGCGGTGCAGGCGCTCAGCCTGCGCGACCGCATCATCCTTCTCGACATTCGCCTGCCGCGGGCCGTGATGGGCCTGTTGGTCGGGGCAGCGCTGGCCGTGTCGGGTGCCGTGATGCAGGGCCTGTTCCGCAATCCGCTGGCCGATCCCGGCCTCGTCGGCATTTCTTCAGGTGCAAGCCTCGGCGCGGTGGTGACGATCGTGCTGGGGAACGCGCTGCTCGGCCCGCTCTTTTCCACGCTCGGCCCCTATGCGCTGCCGCTCGCCGCCTTCCTCGGCGCCCTCGGCGCGACGCTGCTGCTCTACCGGCTGGCGACGCAGAACCAGCAGACCTCGATCGCCACCATGCTGCTCGCCGGCATCGCGCTCGCCGCGCTCGCCAATGCCGTGACCGGCGTCCTAATCTTCATCGCCGACGACAAGCAGCTGCGTGACCTGACCTTCTGGGGGCTCGGCTCGCTGGCAGGCGCGAGCTGGACCAAGATCGCCGCAGCGGGACCGGTCATCGTGGCCGGCCTTGCAGCCGCACCCTTCCTGGCGCGCGGGCTGAACGCGCTGACCCTTGGAGAGGCCGCGGCCTTCCACATGGGCGTACACGTGCAGCGGCTGAAGAGCGTGGCAATCCTTTCGGTTGCCGGTGCGGTGGGTGCGTCCGTGGCAATCAGCGGCGGCATCGGCTTTGTCGGCATCGTGGTGCCGCATCTGCTGCGGCTGGTGATCGGCCCCGACAATCGCTACCTGCTGCCCGCCTCGGCCCTTCTCGGCGGAACGCTGCTGATCTTCGCCGATATGGTCGCCCGTACCATCGTTCCACCGGCCGAGCTTCCGATCGGCATCATCACCGCCTTCGCCGGCGCCCCCTTCTTCCTCTGGGTGCTGATGCGCGGCCGGGCCCGCCTGGGCCTGTGA
- a CDS encoding sensor histidine kinase — protein sequence MTEQRSDLLLNLPAVIGDADRIAVLKNLVSGTPHFDPDFQDIAELAANALSAPIAVVTLIDATHQWFVARVGTDLDRLEIQKTFGAYVIADPAAVPLIVRDASRDPRFAGEPCVVNPPHLRFYAGAPIIIDNHAVGTVAIMDSAPRMDVDDSAAAQLRRLAALAARLLAFKEEARRRAETERALSRDEHRHAMALEAANVGSWLWDVGSGVISFNAAMGRMFGVSSTSLTSREVFEAVHPDDRSAMLDSLRAAIAEDAEYSSTFRVQATGRWVQGRGRVHERGATGRPETFLGVNIDVTAEQMTAQRTKLLLRELNHRVKNTLAMLQSLARQTLRQTSDPQEFMTAFAGRLQAISEAHGLLSDHEWGEIRLSALISKQLAPHVRDYEKQVEIHKDEISLGPDQAVGLGLVLHELATNAYKYGSLSTARGRVVITARKMIEDQGRVLHLTWSEVGGPPVKEPSRRGFGSILIERSLDKVMGSQVKVEYLPTGVTAIVRMPLT from the coding sequence ATGACTGAACAACGATCGGACCTCCTGCTGAACCTGCCGGCCGTGATCGGCGATGCCGATCGCATTGCCGTCCTGAAGAATCTCGTGTCCGGAACGCCCCATTTCGATCCGGACTTTCAGGATATCGCCGAGCTCGCGGCCAACGCGCTGTCGGCGCCGATCGCTGTCGTCACGCTGATCGACGCGACGCATCAATGGTTCGTCGCCCGCGTCGGGACCGATCTCGATCGCCTCGAAATTCAAAAGACGTTCGGCGCCTATGTGATTGCCGATCCGGCGGCAGTGCCGCTGATCGTGCGCGATGCGAGCCGCGATCCGCGCTTTGCGGGCGAGCCCTGTGTCGTCAATCCGCCGCATCTGCGCTTTTACGCCGGCGCGCCGATCATCATCGACAACCATGCCGTCGGGACCGTGGCGATCATGGATAGCGCCCCGCGGATGGACGTGGACGACAGCGCCGCTGCGCAGCTCCGCCGTCTCGCCGCGCTGGCCGCGCGTCTGCTGGCCTTCAAGGAAGAGGCACGCCGTCGTGCCGAGACCGAGCGTGCGCTCTCGCGCGACGAGCATCGCCATGCCATGGCGCTCGAGGCGGCCAATGTCGGCAGCTGGCTCTGGGATGTTGGCAGCGGCGTGATCAGCTTCAACGCGGCGATGGGGCGGATGTTCGGGGTCTCCAGCACCTCGCTCACCTCGCGCGAGGTTTTCGAGGCCGTGCATCCGGATGATCGCAGCGCCATGCTCGATTCGCTGCGGGCGGCCATTGCCGAGGATGCGGAATACAGCAGCACATTCCGCGTCCAGGCAACGGGACGCTGGGTCCAGGGGCGCGGCCGCGTGCATGAGCGCGGCGCCACCGGCCGGCCGGAAACCTTCCTGGGCGTCAATATCGACGTGACCGCGGAGCAGATGACGGCGCAGCGCACGAAGCTCCTGCTGCGTGAGCTCAACCACCGCGTCAAGAACACGCTCGCCATGCTGCAGTCTCTCGCCCGCCAGACCTTGCGCCAGACCAGCGACCCGCAGGAGTTCATGACGGCCTTTGCCGGCCGCCTCCAGGCGATCTCCGAGGCGCATGGTCTTCTTTCGGATCATGAATGGGGTGAAATCCGCCTCTCGGCGCTGATCTCCAAGCAGCTTGCGCCGCATGTGCGCGATTATGAGAAGCAGGTGGAGATCCACAAGGACGAGATTTCTCTCGGACCGGACCAGGCCGTGGGTCTCGGCCTCGTGCTGCACGAGCTGGCGACCAATGCCTATAAATATGGCTCGCTCTCGACCGCCAGGGGCCGCGTGGTCATTACCGCCCGCAAGATGATCGAGGATCAGGGGCGCGTGCTGCACCTGACCTGGTCGGAAGTGGGTGGCCCGCCGGTCAAGGAGCCCTCCCGCCGCGGCTTCGGCTCGATCCTCATCGAGCGCAGCCTCGACAAGGTGATGGGCAGCCAGGTGAAGGTCGAATATCTCCCGACCGGCGTCACCGCCATCGTCCGCATGCCGCTCACCTGA
- a CDS encoding response regulator codes for MSLSTRIAPFLPYLRRYSRALTGSQTSGDAYVAAVLEALISDVTIFPEASSDRVALFQLYTKLFGNSSVLIPEPVSPFAWEKRASVNLASVSPLARQAFLLVSVEGFRADEAAEVLSTGQQQVNKLLEQASEEISRQVATDIMIIEDEPLIAIDIEQMVESLGHRVTGIARTRDEAVALFKSSQPSMVLADIQLADGSSGIDAVNEILRTAPIPVIFITAFPERLLTGERPEPTFLVTKPFNPDMVKALISQALFFNESTKAAA; via the coding sequence ATGTCTTTGTCCACCCGGATCGCCCCGTTCCTGCCGTATCTGCGCCGCTACTCACGCGCGCTCACCGGCTCGCAGACCTCGGGTGATGCCTATGTCGCGGCCGTTCTGGAGGCTCTGATCTCCGATGTGACGATCTTTCCGGAAGCCAGCAGCGACCGCGTGGCCCTGTTCCAGCTCTATACAAAGCTGTTCGGCAATTCTTCGGTTCTGATCCCCGAACCCGTCTCGCCCTTCGCCTGGGAAAAGCGCGCCTCGGTCAACCTTGCCTCCGTCTCGCCGCTCGCCCGCCAGGCGTTCCTCCTCGTCTCGGTCGAAGGTTTCCGCGCCGATGAGGCGGCGGAAGTTCTCAGCACCGGCCAGCAGCAGGTCAACAAGCTGCTCGAGCAGGCGTCCGAAGAGATTTCGCGTCAGGTCGCGACCGACATCATGATCATCGAAGACGAGCCGCTGATCGCCATCGACATCGAACAGATGGTCGAGAGTCTCGGCCATCGGGTCACCGGCATCGCGCGTACCCGCGACGAGGCGGTTGCGCTGTTCAAGTCCAGCCAGCCGAGCATGGTGCTTGCCGATATCCAGCTGGCCGACGGCTCCTCGGGCATCGACGCAGTGAACGAAATCCTGCGCACCGCGCCAATTCCCGTCATCTTCATCACGGCCTTCCCCGAGCGTCTTTTGACCGGCGAGCGGCCGGAGCCGACCTTCCTGGTGACCAAGCCGTTCAACCCCGACATGGTCAAGGCCCTGATCAGCCAGGCCTTGTTCTTCAACGAATCCACCAAGGCAGCCGCCTGA
- a CDS encoding NepR family anti-sigma factor, giving the protein MTSKKGIGPSADEPLRAENPHAQIATKLRALYLSVQEEAIPDRFLDLLEKLDAVERKSLPDVAE; this is encoded by the coding sequence ATGACCAGCAAGAAAGGGATTGGTCCCAGCGCGGATGAGCCGCTGCGGGCCGAAAATCCTCATGCGCAGATCGCAACGAAGCTGCGCGCACTTTATCTCTCCGTCCAGGAAGAAGCCATCCCTGACCGGTTTCTCGATCTCCTCGAAAAGCTCGACGCCGTCGAGCGCAAGTCCCTGCCGGATGTAGCCGAATGA
- a CDS encoding sensor histidine kinase — translation MTTVRSSASSGIRSPDETIGLLDLVLKKTGTGYLVQSSSLETLLSGNLPSTLETLVTPDGDERVFGAPGAGLRELKQQVLSTGVSETTELDLPSPAGLLTFKIDLERITSGGGDAVLSVITDVSETRHRERVLKTLLRELSHRSKNLLAIIQGIATQTARQAFSLDSFLVKFRGRIQSLASSQDLVTESSWRGAFLFELVEKQVAPYWHGTTLPIAMTGINAHLSPNAALHIGLAMHELIVNSASHGALSIGMDGLSLACTETTAEDRTMLELVWAETLPVFREGAEGEEPGFARTVLERVVPIAIGGTARYASTPERVDYRLTIPAHEYEIITLTDE, via the coding sequence GTGACCACTGTTCGATCCTCCGCCTCGTCGGGCATTCGGTCTCCCGACGAGACGATCGGTCTCCTGGACCTTGTGCTCAAGAAGACCGGGACCGGCTACCTCGTCCAGTCGTCGAGCCTGGAGACCCTGCTCTCCGGCAATCTTCCCTCAACCCTCGAAACCCTGGTCACGCCGGATGGCGACGAGCGCGTCTTCGGCGCGCCAGGTGCCGGTCTCAGGGAGCTGAAACAACAGGTTCTTTCGACCGGCGTCTCGGAAACCACCGAACTCGACCTCCCCTCGCCGGCCGGGCTGCTCACTTTCAAGATCGACCTGGAGCGCATCACCTCCGGCGGCGGCGACGCGGTTCTCTCCGTCATCACCGACGTGTCGGAGACCCGGCACCGCGAGCGGGTCCTCAAGACCCTCTTGCGCGAATTGAGCCATCGCTCGAAGAACCTGCTCGCCATCATCCAGGGCATCGCCACGCAAACCGCGCGCCAGGCCTTCTCGCTCGACAGTTTCCTCGTCAAGTTCCGCGGACGCATCCAGTCGCTTGCCTCGTCGCAGGATCTGGTGACGGAATCGAGCTGGCGCGGCGCGTTTCTGTTCGAACTGGTCGAGAAGCAGGTGGCGCCCTATTGGCACGGGACGACCTTGCCCATCGCGATGACGGGCATCAATGCCCACCTCTCGCCCAATGCGGCCCTGCATATCGGCCTTGCCATGCACGAGTTGATCGTCAATTCCGCCTCGCATGGCGCGCTCTCGATCGGCATGGACGGGCTGTCGCTCGCCTGCACGGAAACGACGGCCGAAGACCGGACCATGCTGGAGCTGGTCTGGGCGGAAACCTTGCCTGTGTTTCGCGAAGGCGCCGAGGGCGAGGAGCCGGGCTTTGCCCGCACCGTTCTCGAGCGCGTGGTCCCGATCGCCATCGGCGGCACCGCCCGCTATGCCTCCACGCCCGAACGGGTCGACTACCGCCTGACCATTCCCGCCCATGAATACGAGATCATCACGCTGACGGACGAGTAG
- a CDS encoding heme ABC transporter ATP-binding protein, whose product MIEAIGLSLRLGGTPVLIDVSFTAEAGQVTAILGPNGSGKTTTLKAIAGELAYEGEVRIGGEDLLRLAPMELALRRAVLPQASTIAFPFTVREIVGMGLIAGGVAPGAGEERIAQALHAVDLEGFAGRLYQELSGGEQQRVQLARALTQIFMPMRDGRPCFLLLDEPVASLDIRHQLTIMRLAQDYARRGGGVIAVMHDLNLTAMFADRLVVMKRGRVEAAGTPTAVLTDATLERVFGCALRVGAVPSPGVPFVLPQTVGR is encoded by the coding sequence ATGATCGAAGCCATCGGCCTCTCCCTTCGCCTCGGTGGAACCCCTGTTCTGATCGATGTCTCCTTCACGGCCGAGGCGGGCCAAGTGACCGCCATTCTCGGGCCGAACGGCTCCGGCAAGACAACGACCCTCAAGGCGATTGCCGGCGAGCTTGCCTATGAAGGCGAGGTGAGGATCGGCGGGGAAGACCTCCTGCGTCTTGCGCCGATGGAGCTGGCCCTGCGTCGCGCGGTGCTGCCGCAGGCGAGCACGATCGCCTTTCCCTTCACCGTGCGCGAGATCGTCGGCATGGGGCTGATCGCCGGCGGTGTCGCGCCGGGTGCCGGTGAGGAGCGCATCGCGCAGGCCCTCCATGCGGTCGATCTCGAAGGCTTCGCAGGTCGTCTCTATCAGGAGCTCTCCGGCGGCGAGCAGCAGCGTGTCCAGCTGGCCCGCGCGCTGACCCAGATCTTTATGCCGATGCGCGACGGCCGGCCCTGTTTCCTCCTGCTGGACGAGCCGGTCGCCAGTCTCGACATCCGCCATCAGCTGACCATCATGCGGCTGGCCCAGGACTATGCCCGACGCGGCGGCGGCGTCATCGCCGTCATGCACGATCTCAACCTGACGGCCATGTTCGCCGACCGGCTGGTGGTGATGAAGCGCGGGCGGGTCGAGGCTGCCGGAACGCCGACAGCCGTGCTGACGGACGCCACCTTGGAGCGGGTGTTCGGTTGCGCTTTGCGGGTCGGCGCCGTGCCGTCTCCCGGCGTTCCGTTCGTTCTGCCGCAGACGGTCGGCCGCTAG
- a CDS encoding heme/hemin ABC transporter substrate-binding protein, which yields MRVLQSIVFRLGLAGLGLLLALPPAMADESPAPEARRIVSIGGDVTEIIYALGEEARLVGRDSTSLFPPQALALPDVGYMRQLSPEGVMSTNPDLILATEGSGPPETLAVLTNAQVRFETVPERYDPQGIAAKIGQVSALLGVPEKAAALTRAVEADLAAAAADAAKRPETARRRVLFILSMQGGKVMAAGGGTAADAIIGLSGAINAAGAFTGYKPMTDEAIITARPDVVLMMTRGGTHAASDGDLFVHPALALTPAARTKHVIRMDGLQLLGFGPRTAAAIRMLNAAIYDGERK from the coding sequence ATGCGAGTTCTGCAATCTATCGTCTTTCGCCTTGGCCTTGCCGGGCTTGGGCTTCTTCTGGCTCTTCCGCCGGCGATGGCCGATGAGAGCCCCGCCCCTGAGGCGCGCCGGATTGTCTCTATCGGCGGAGACGTCACGGAGATCATCTATGCACTGGGCGAGGAGGCGCGTCTGGTGGGGCGCGATTCCACCAGCCTGTTTCCGCCACAGGCGCTCGCCTTGCCCGATGTCGGCTACATGCGCCAGCTCTCGCCGGAGGGCGTGATGTCCACCAATCCCGACCTGATCCTTGCCACCGAAGGCAGTGGCCCGCCAGAAACCCTTGCGGTGCTGACGAACGCCCAGGTCCGGTTCGAAACCGTTCCGGAACGCTATGACCCGCAAGGCATCGCTGCCAAGATCGGCCAGGTCAGCGCGCTTCTCGGGGTGCCGGAAAAGGCAGCCGCGTTGACACGCGCGGTCGAGGCCGATCTTGCCGCTGCTGCGGCCGACGCTGCCAAACGGCCGGAAACAGCACGCCGGCGCGTGCTCTTCATCCTCAGCATGCAGGGCGGCAAGGTGATGGCAGCCGGTGGCGGGACGGCGGCCGATGCGATCATCGGCCTTTCCGGCGCCATCAATGCTGCCGGCGCCTTCACGGGCTACAAGCCGATGACGGACGAAGCGATCATCACCGCCCGGCCAGATGTCGTCCTGATGATGACACGTGGCGGAACGCATGCTGCGAGTGATGGCGACCTGTTCGTCCACCCAGCGCTGGCGCTGACACCGGCTGCCAGGACGAAGCACGTCATTCGCATGGACGGGTTGCAATTGCTGGGCTTCGGCCCCCGCACCGCCGCCGCCATCCGCATGCTGAACGCTGCGATTTATGATGGCGAACGGAAGTAA